A portion of the Cydia strobilella chromosome 5, ilCydStro3.1, whole genome shotgun sequence genome contains these proteins:
- the LOC134741433 gene encoding lipase member H-like isoform X1, which produces MWRINLVFVAAACIFSACECASVAQTAVGSRTPRITNVRYFQTSWENMVSGVDMVEVENSAEGATSLALDGTENVAIVVHGRESSVYSDFGNTLRFSLASADEDLVIIMVDWSYLSFSSYAQAAAVAPFIAADLRDFIVLLTDANLNLNQLHLIGFDLGAHIVGITSRNAVARAIKITALDPAGVLWGASSLRLRASDADYVEVIHTDISGTSAFGTADALGTLDIYPNGGTRQPGCANRDNACHHNRAWELFAATVDTGGHLMALRCDTMTQVSNNRCTGTPPVLMGTLTLVKLQSGLYRVNTGNTYPFSA; this is translated from the exons TTTCAGCATGCGAATGCGCGTCAGTGGCACAAACAGCAGTGGGTTCCAGAACCCCGCGCATAACCAATGTCAGATACTTTCAGACTTCGTG GGAAAACATGGTGAGTGGCGTAGACATGGTAGAAGTAGAAAACTCTGCTGAAGGAGCGACCAGCCTCGCCCTAGATGGCACTGAAAACGTCGCCATTGTAGTGCACGGGCGAGAAAGCAGCGTCTACAGTGATTTCGGAAACACACTCCGATTTT CACTCGCCAGTGCGGACGAAGACTTGGTTATCATCATGGTAGATTGGTCCTATCTCTCCTTTTCGTCGTACGCGCAGGCTGCGGCGGTCGCGCCCTTCATCGCTGCGGATCTTAGAGACTTCATAGTGTTACTGACCGACGCTAACTTGAACCTGAACCAGCTTCATCTTATCGGCTTTGATCTGGGAGCTCACATTGTGGGCATTACGAGTAGAAATGCTGTTGCTCGTGCCATTAAAATCACAG CATTGGACCCCGCTGGTGTCCTTTGGGGTGCTTCTTCCCTGCGCCTCAGGGCGAGTGATGCAGACTACGTCGAAGTAATTCACACAGACATAAGCGGAACTAGCGCATTTGGTACCGCTGATGCCCTCGGTACCTTGGACATCTACCCGAACGGAGGGACCAGACAGCCTGGTTGTGCGAACCGCGACAACGCGTGCCACCACAACAGGGCCTGGGAGTTGTTCGCGGCGACTGTGGACACTGGTGGACACCTGATGGCTCTGCGATGTGACACGATGACCCAAGTTAGCAACAATCGCTGCACGGGGACACCACCTGTGCTAATGGGAACATTGACGCTTGTTAAATTGCA gAGTGGCCTATATCGAGTCAACACTGGCAACACTTACCCTTTCAGtgcttaa
- the LOC134741433 gene encoding lipase member H-like isoform X2 gives MWRINLVFVAAACISCECASVAQTAVGSRTPRITNVRYFQTSWENMVSGVDMVEVENSAEGATSLALDGTENVAIVVHGRESSVYSDFGNTLRFSLASADEDLVIIMVDWSYLSFSSYAQAAAVAPFIAADLRDFIVLLTDANLNLNQLHLIGFDLGAHIVGITSRNAVARAIKITALDPAGVLWGASSLRLRASDADYVEVIHTDISGTSAFGTADALGTLDIYPNGGTRQPGCANRDNACHHNRAWELFAATVDTGGHLMALRCDTMTQVSNNRCTGTPPVLMGTLTLVKLQSGLYRVNTGNTYPFSA, from the exons CATGCGAATGCGCGTCAGTGGCACAAACAGCAGTGGGTTCCAGAACCCCGCGCATAACCAATGTCAGATACTTTCAGACTTCGTG GGAAAACATGGTGAGTGGCGTAGACATGGTAGAAGTAGAAAACTCTGCTGAAGGAGCGACCAGCCTCGCCCTAGATGGCACTGAAAACGTCGCCATTGTAGTGCACGGGCGAGAAAGCAGCGTCTACAGTGATTTCGGAAACACACTCCGATTTT CACTCGCCAGTGCGGACGAAGACTTGGTTATCATCATGGTAGATTGGTCCTATCTCTCCTTTTCGTCGTACGCGCAGGCTGCGGCGGTCGCGCCCTTCATCGCTGCGGATCTTAGAGACTTCATAGTGTTACTGACCGACGCTAACTTGAACCTGAACCAGCTTCATCTTATCGGCTTTGATCTGGGAGCTCACATTGTGGGCATTACGAGTAGAAATGCTGTTGCTCGTGCCATTAAAATCACAG CATTGGACCCCGCTGGTGTCCTTTGGGGTGCTTCTTCCCTGCGCCTCAGGGCGAGTGATGCAGACTACGTCGAAGTAATTCACACAGACATAAGCGGAACTAGCGCATTTGGTACCGCTGATGCCCTCGGTACCTTGGACATCTACCCGAACGGAGGGACCAGACAGCCTGGTTGTGCGAACCGCGACAACGCGTGCCACCACAACAGGGCCTGGGAGTTGTTCGCGGCGACTGTGGACACTGGTGGACACCTGATGGCTCTGCGATGTGACACGATGACCCAAGTTAGCAACAATCGCTGCACGGGGACACCACCTGTGCTAATGGGAACATTGACGCTTGTTAAATTGCA gAGTGGCCTATATCGAGTCAACACTGGCAACACTTACCCTTTCAGtgcttaa